One window from the genome of Garra rufa chromosome 1, GarRuf1.0, whole genome shotgun sequence encodes:
- the gngt2a gene encoding guanine nucleotide-binding protein G(I)/G(S)/G(O) subunit gamma-T2a, with translation MARDMSDKDILKMELEQLQKEVKNTREPVSKSAKEICEWVEAKAAEDPLIKGVPEDKNPFKEKGGCTIT, from the exons ATGGCGCGGGATATGTCCGATAAGGACATCCTGAAAATGGAGTTGGAACAACTTCAGAAGGAGGTGAAGAACACTAGAGAGCCT GTTTCTAAAAGCGCGAAGGAGATCTGTGAATGGGTTGAGGCCAAAGCTGCAGAAGATCCTCTCATAAAAGGAGTTCCTGAGGACAAAAACCCCTTCAAGGAGAAGGGTGGATGCACAATAACTTAG